The proteins below are encoded in one region of Myxococcales bacterium:
- a CDS encoding ABC transporter ATP-binding protein — translation MALLVVEQVAISVEQRRLLTGVNLSLDAGELVGLIGPSGSGKTELLRAIAGLRDADAGAFRLEGRERGETPWPAWRRQVTYVSQRPVMLEGSVRDNLLRPLSYASVGGKPCGDNELGELLGRLGLAGELLAQRARTLSVGEQQRVALARALLLHPAVILLDEPTSALDFEAVERVEALIRRRAESTSLAALIVSHDREQVARWTSRQLDIRDFQPRVELDAGEAGAEPEAGEQPDA, via the coding sequence GTGGCGCTTCTGGTCGTCGAGCAGGTAGCGATCTCGGTCGAGCAGCGTCGCCTGCTGACCGGTGTGAACCTCAGCCTCGACGCCGGCGAGCTCGTGGGCCTCATCGGACCGAGTGGCAGTGGCAAGACGGAGCTCTTGCGTGCCATCGCGGGGCTTCGGGACGCCGATGCAGGTGCCTTCCGACTCGAAGGGCGCGAGCGCGGAGAGACGCCGTGGCCCGCTTGGCGCCGGCAAGTGACCTACGTGAGCCAGCGCCCGGTCATGCTCGAGGGCAGCGTGCGTGACAATCTACTGAGACCGCTCTCGTACGCGAGCGTCGGGGGCAAGCCTTGCGGCGACAACGAACTCGGCGAGTTGCTCGGTCGCCTGGGTCTCGCAGGTGAGCTGCTCGCGCAACGCGCCCGCACGCTCTCCGTCGGTGAGCAGCAGCGTGTGGCGCTCGCGCGCGCGCTGCTGCTGCACCCGGCGGTCATCCTGCTCGACGAACCCACGAGCGCCCTCGATTTCGAGGCCGTCGAGCGCGTCGAGGCGCTCATCCGCCGCCGCGCCGAGAGCACCAGCCTGGCGGCATTGATCGTCAGCCACGATCGCGAACAGGTCGCGCGCTGGACCTCGCGCCAGCTCGACATCCGAGACTTCCAGCCTCGGGTCGAGCTGGACGCGGGAGAAGCCGGCGCCGAGCCTGAAGCGGGGGAGCAACCCGATGCCTGA